Proteins encoded by one window of Chryseobacterium foetidum:
- a CDS encoding class I SAM-dependent methyltransferase produces the protein MDKEILRSEIFKHLDGVVTAPIVTSLIKKEIISLIIQREKILLNELSDEFGANDGYLNVAVRALASQGFLSYDVDNQNNSITISANNRTPFLQKYSLLYLKVLPFLKLSTDIKNKINENSFIEEFTQLSNSVKSNFGIQLSDDLEEKTVQEQILKHIEGCIIGPVIVYLGMTGMFHKYFMETSFQAAEFHKNSENFEVILDFLTYLNWFKKTGDNYKFTETGIYFAKRAASYGVTVSYLPLLNKMDDLLFGNASKIREIADGEDEIHVDRAMNVWGSGGSHSNYFKVANDFIIQIFNQPIHLQPKGVLDMGCGNGAFIQHIFETIERYTLRGKMLEEHPLFLVGADYNQAALKVTRANLINNDIWAKVIWGDIGNPKQLADDLKENYEIELSDLLNIRTFLDHNRVWKSPENSQPERISTSTGAFVHRGKRLPNSLVEESLKEHLELWLPYIRENGLLIIELHALDSKLTAENLGKTPATAYEATHGFSDQYILEVDVFKKICLETGLKIDKELFRKFPNSDLATVSINLLKN, from the coding sequence ATGGACAAGGAAATTCTGAGGTCGGAGATTTTTAAGCATCTGGATGGCGTGGTAACCGCTCCCATCGTGACATCGCTCATAAAAAAGGAAATTATTTCTCTGATTATTCAGCGTGAAAAAATATTGCTGAATGAGCTTTCGGACGAATTTGGGGCTAATGATGGTTATCTGAATGTAGCAGTTCGGGCTTTGGCGTCACAAGGATTTCTAAGTTATGATGTCGACAATCAAAATAACAGTATTACAATTTCAGCGAATAACAGAACACCGTTTCTTCAGAAATACAGTTTGCTTTATCTGAAAGTCCTACCGTTTCTGAAGCTTTCAACCGATATTAAAAATAAAATTAATGAGAATTCTTTTATTGAAGAATTTACACAACTGAGCAATTCTGTCAAAAGTAATTTTGGAATTCAGCTTTCTGATGATTTGGAAGAAAAAACTGTACAGGAACAGATTTTAAAACATATCGAGGGTTGTATCATCGGCCCAGTCATCGTTTATTTGGGTATGACAGGAATGTTTCACAAATACTTTATGGAAACATCCTTTCAGGCAGCAGAATTTCACAAAAACTCAGAAAATTTTGAAGTGATCTTGGACTTTCTGACTTATTTAAACTGGTTTAAAAAGACTGGCGACAATTACAAATTTACCGAAACGGGAATTTACTTTGCCAAAAGAGCGGCATCGTACGGCGTTACGGTTTCCTATCTTCCGCTGTTGAATAAAATGGATGATCTTCTGTTTGGAAACGCTTCAAAAATCAGAGAAATTGCCGATGGTGAAGATGAAATTCACGTTGACAGGGCGATGAACGTTTGGGGAAGCGGTGGTTCGCATTCCAATTACTTTAAAGTGGCGAATGATTTTATTATTCAGATTTTTAATCAACCGATTCATCTGCAGCCAAAAGGCGTTTTGGATATGGGTTGCGGAAACGGTGCCTTCATTCAACATATTTTTGAAACGATTGAAAGATACACGCTTCGTGGGAAAATGCTGGAAGAACATCCTCTGTTTCTGGTGGGTGCCGATTACAATCAGGCGGCTTTGAAAGTGACCCGAGCCAACCTTATCAACAATGATATCTGGGCAAAAGTAATCTGGGGCGACATCGGAAATCCGAAACAGCTCGCAGATGATTTAAAGGAAAATTATGAAATTGAACTTTCAGATTTATTAAATATAAGAACATTTTTAGACCACAACAGAGTCTGGAAATCTCCCGAAAACAGTCAGCCTGAGAGAATCAGCACTTCAACCGGAGCCTTTGTCCATCGTGGGAAACGATTACCTAACAGTTTAGTTGAAGAAAGTCTAAAAGAACATCTGGAACTTTGGCTGCCGTACATTCGTGAAAACGGACTTCTCATTATCGAACTTCATGCTTTAGATTCAAAACTTACAGCTGAAAATTTGGGAAAAACTCCTGCAACGGCTTATGAGGCGACTCATGGTTTTTCAGATCAATATATTCTGGAAGTTGATGTATTTAAAAAGATTTGTCTGGAAACGGGTTTAAAAATCGATAAGGAACTTTTTAGAAAATTTCCCAATTCTGATCTGGCGACGGTTTCTATTAATTTATTAAAGAACTGA
- a CDS encoding winged helix-turn-helix domain-containing protein has product MINISKLNKEFESRVRLGIMSVLMVNDWVDFSEMKNLLEITDGNMASHSNALEKANYIEVKKEFVGKKPKTSYRVTQSGRTAFTQHLDALEKLIGR; this is encoded by the coding sequence ATGATCAACATTTCAAAACTCAACAAAGAATTCGAAAGCCGTGTGAGATTGGGCATCATGTCCGTTCTGATGGTCAACGACTGGGTTGATTTTTCTGAAATGAAAAACCTTCTGGAAATCACAGACGGAAATATGGCAAGCCACAGCAATGCTCTGGAAAAAGCCAATTACATCGAGGTGAAAAAAGAATTTGTCGGCAAAAAACCAAAGACTTCTTACCGTGTGACGCAGTCAGGAAGAACGGCTTTCACACAACATTTAGATGCACTTGAAAAATTAATAGGAAGATAA
- a CDS encoding metallophosphoesterase, which translates to MTRKHFLKRLLQLSAVGALPFLYSWQIEPFWLEFVQRKLPIRNLPKELEGKILMPISDLHVGNRFDWNFLIESFQKAKNFNPDFVVYTGDFVNHGTPEDHESLKRVMSEAVYGSLGTFGILGNHDYGVKFRDVGTSEIICKILEDSGVTMINNAQKDCHGLNLIGFDDLWSPNFDPMKVMKDYDPSKANLVLCHNPDVCDKDVWNGYQGWILSGHTHGGQCRIPGVVTPILPVKNRKYISGEIDLQDGRMLYINRAIGHSYQVRFMVRPEITVFKLTQA; encoded by the coding sequence ATGACTAGAAAACATTTCCTCAAAAGACTGTTACAGCTTTCCGCAGTCGGAGCTTTACCCTTCCTTTATTCATGGCAGATCGAACCGTTTTGGCTGGAGTTTGTACAAAGAAAACTGCCCATCAGAAATTTACCGAAAGAACTGGAAGGTAAAATCCTGATGCCGATTTCAGATTTGCACGTCGGAAACCGTTTCGACTGGAATTTCCTCATCGAGTCCTTTCAGAAAGCCAAAAATTTCAATCCCGATTTTGTGGTGTACACCGGAGATTTCGTCAATCACGGTACTCCCGAAGATCATGAAAGTCTCAAAAGAGTAATGTCAGAAGCCGTTTACGGAAGTTTAGGAACATTCGGTATTCTGGGAAATCACGATTATGGAGTGAAATTTAGGGATGTTGGAACTTCAGAAATTATCTGTAAAATTCTAGAAGACAGCGGTGTTACAATGATTAACAATGCTCAGAAAGATTGCCATGGCTTAAATCTGATCGGCTTCGACGACTTATGGTCGCCCAATTTTGATCCAATGAAAGTCATGAAAGATTACGATCCTTCAAAAGCCAATTTAGTCCTCTGTCACAATCCCGATGTCTGCGACAAAGATGTTTGGAATGGCTATCAAGGCTGGATTCTGAGTGGTCATACCCACGGCGGACAATGCAGAATTCCGGGAGTTGTTACTCCAATTCTTCCCGTCAAAAACAGAAAATATATTTCCGGAGAAATCGATTTGCAGGACGGCAGAATGCTCTACATCAATCGTGCCATCGGGCATTCTTATCAGGTAAGATTTATGGTGAGGCCGGAGATTACGGTTTTTAAATTAACTCAAGCTTAA